In bacterium, the genomic window CCATCACGAAGATTTCCCCGTCCCCGTCGCGGTCGGAGTGAAAAGCGATGCGGACGGGTTGATCATCACCGTCCCCGTCACCTGAAGTAGGAAACGAGCATCCCAGCGTGAGCCCGAGGAGAAGCGCACAACTTAAAGAAAGGTTTTTTATCTCCCCGCCTATAAAACCAGACCTTAAAAGGAATTCTGAATGATACACAGATAAATAAGGGATCACCACTTCATTTCGGACCAGCACGATGTTGAGACGACCGCTAACGATCTGTCAGCACACATTTAAAAGAAGAGATGCTGAATGTAAAAGGTGTATGGCGGCCCTTCCACGGGCCGCCGAAAAGGGCGGGTCATTCAAGAGGGTGATATAAACTCGACAGGCGTGTCCTTCCTCTTTGCCACATTCCTCTGTGGCAGGGTCATAAACCTTGTGATGCCGTTTGTTAAAGCCTTCTTCCGATTGGCGTGGTCCGGTTAGGAAATGTGATTCCATAAATAATTATGCCGATGAAGAAGAAGAAAGAGAGCCGGTCTGGCTCTCTCAGCAATTGAAGACCGGATTCGCCGCATAGGTTTTTCAGAGCTCGACGGACTTGTGCCGCGCGGCGTGGCACTGCACGTTCACCGCCACCGGCAGGCTGGCGATGTGGCAGGGGTAGGTCTCGATGGCCAACCACAGGGAGGTGGTCCGACCGCCCAGCCCCTGGGGCCCGATGCCGAGACGGTTAATCTCATCGAGCCACTGCTTCTCCAGCCCGGCGTAGTACGGGTCCGGGTTGTGCTCGCCCACGGTGCGCAGGGTGGCTTTTTTTGCCAGGATGGCGCACTTCTCGAAGTCGCCGCCGATGCCCACCCCGATGATGGTGGGGGGGCAGGGGTTGGGGCCGGCCTCGTCCACCACGCGCAGGACGAAGCGCCGCACGCCCTCCACCCCGTCGGCGGGCTTGAGCATGGCCACCCGACTCATGTTCTCGCAGCCGCCGCCCTTGGGCTCGAAGTGGATTACGAGCGCGTCGCCGGGGACCACGTCGTAGTGGATGACGGGCGGTGTGTTGTCGCCGGTGTTCTTGCGCCTCAGGGGGTCTACCACGATGGACTTTCGCAGGTAGCCGTCGGCGTAGCCCCGGCGCACCCCCTCGGCGACGGCCTCGGTGAGCCCGCCACCGGTGATGCGCACCTCCTGGCCCAGGGTCACGAAGGCCACGGCGTAGCCCGTGTCCTGGCAGATGGCCACCTCCTCATCCCGGGCGATCTCGGCGTTTTTGATTATCACGTCGAGGACGTCGCGCCCCACGGGGGATGGCTCCTCGGCGCGGAAATCACGGAGCGCCTTTTCCACGTCCTCGGGCAGGTAGTAGGCGGCGTCCAGGCAGAGTTGCCGGACGGTGGCGGTGACGTCTTTCGCGTCTATCTCTCGCATGTCCGTCTTTCGGGTTTGGGTTTCAGTAGGCGCGTTTCGGGGAATGCACGGGTAAACCGACCGCGCGTCGGATTTCGCACTCCCCGGGCTGTTTAATCTCAGAGCCGGGTCAGGGTCTCGTCCAGCCGGCCGACCAGGGCCCCGACCGACACCGCCGACGGGGGCTGACCGCCCGAGTCCCGGACGAACCGCTTGAGGTGCACCAGGGCGTGTACCAGGCGGGCCGCGGCCAGCGCCCGTTCGTCGGGCGGATTCCAGGACGGGTTGCGGTCGCCGGCCGTCTTCCGGTAGAGCGCGAGCTGCTCGTAGCCCAGACAGGAGGCCAGGTCCAGCGCCGCCCAGCCGAGCCCCATCTCGCCCCAGTCCACCAGGGTCCCGGACCCGTCGGCGCCCACCACGACGTTGGGTGGCTCGAGCTCGCCGTGGACCACCACCGGGCCCTCGCCCGCGGCCAGTTCCACTGCCTCGGCGGACACCGCTGTTGCGCGGCTCAGTAGAGCCCCAGCTTCAGCACTCATGCCGGGAAGGTCGAGGTACGCCGCGGTATCGTCCACCGACGCCTCGATCAGGCTCTCCCGGGAGACGAAGGTGTAGCCCCGCCGGAGGTAGGCCTCGGCGTGACCGGCGGTGGAGGCGTGGAGGATGGCCATGTCGGCCACGATTCCCTCGGGGAGGGAATCGGCGGTGAAGGGGTTGCCGTCGGCGCCGTTTCCGAGCGCCTGACCCGGCACGAAGAGGTAGCACAGGGCCCGGCTCTCGACGCCGTTCGACTTGATGTCCAGGGAGGAGACGAGGATGCGCGGCTGGTGCTTCATACCCAGCCTATGACCCAGGACCAGGGCCTCCACCTCGCGTTCGCCGGGAATCTTGAAGAAGAGGTCCACCCGGTTCTCTTCCCCCCGCCCGCCCCGGGTCGTCACGGTTCCCCGCCGGGGGGCGAAACCGTTGCCGACGGCCGTGGACAGGGGATCGGGCTCGGCGAAGACGATGTTCTCCACGGCGACGGCCCGGGAGAGGTGCCGGGCGAGCGCCTGTTCCAACGCCGTCTTGCCCACGGGTGTGATTTCCCAGTCGGGGGCGCCGAAGGTGTTGTAGCTCACGGCCGACCCCCCTTCCCCCGGAGTTCCTCCCAGAGGCGGGCGGCGCGGCGGTAGTGGGGGATGACCACGGAGCCCCCCACCACGAGCGCCACTTCGAGGGCCTCGTAGAACTCCTCGCCCTCCACGCCCTCGTCGTTGCAGCGCAGGACGTGGTACGTGACGCAGTCCTCGCAGCGCAGGACGGTCGAGGCGACGAGCCCCAGCAGCTCCTTGAACCCGCCGGGGAGCCTCCCCTCGCCGTAGACCTGGCTGTCGAGTGAGAAAAAACGTTTCGTGATTTTCCCGCCCCGGGAGAGGACCAGCTCGTTGAGCTCCTCCCGCTCCCGGCGGAAATCTTCCGTTGCATTAGTCATCTAAAAACTCCAGTACTGGATGCGATTTGCCGCGGTTGTAGAGGAAATTACCTCACCCGTCTCCCGTCACCGTCCTCCTCCCTCATTACGGGAAAAGCCGTCCTCCGGTGGCGGAGCAGTGCAGAAGTGGCAGCATCGCGGGAGTCGTCGCGCCGCCCGGACCGGATGCCGGCCCATGGGTGTCGTTGCGAGAAGAATACTCTATTAGGCGGCGTTATTCAAGCGGGCTACACCGTCCCGTCGCGCAGGCCGTCGGTGATGCCGCGGGCCCGTCGGCGCAGCTTCCACTGGGCGCGGCGCCCCTCGACCGCGTAGGCCAGCTCCGCCCCCAACAACAGAATCGTCGCCGCGTAGTAGGACCAGAAGCTGAAAGCGACCAGACCGGCCAGGACGCCGTAGTAGACGTCCGGCCGGGCCAGGTCGGCCAGGTAGAAGCTGAAGAGCACCTTGGCCGCCTCGTAGGCGAGCGCTGCGGTGAGCGCGCCCACGGACGCCGCCTGCCAGCTCACCGGCGCCGTGGGCACCAGGCGGTAGACGAGGAAGAAGAAGAGCGCCGTGAGGATATAGGGGACGACCAGCAGGATGATCCGGGCGAGGCCCCTGGCCAGGGGGAACTCCCACCCCCCCAGCCGCCAGTCGGATCCGGCAAGCTTGGCCAGGAGCCCGGTGAGGACGGTCCCCGCCAACAGGAACACGAAGACCCCCAGGAGCATGCCCAGGGCGATGAGCCTCCCCTCCCACCAGCGCCTCTTGCGCCCCGCGCCCCAGATGTTGTCCAGCGCCCGGCGGACGGAGTCGGTGAGCCGCGACGAGAGCCAAAGGAGCACCACCAGCCCCACGATTCCCACCTCGACCCTGGCCCCCACCGCCTTTTCCAGAAGATTCCCCGCCCAGCCCAGGGACTCGGGGATTATCCCGCCCAGCGCCTCGGTCACGGTCCGGGCCGCCGCTCCGCTTGAGCCGAGGATGAAGCCGAAGACGCTCACCCCCAGAAGGACCAGGGGGACGAGGTTCACCCCGAGGAAGAAGGCGATTCCGGCCGCGGAGAGGGAGCCCTGGTGGGTGACGAAGTGGCTCTTGAGGACCCCGCCCAGGAAGCGGAAGAAGCCCTTGACGCCGGCCCAGATTTGAGCCGGTTTCGGGAGGCGTCGGAGGAGGTCGCGGACGCTGTTGCCGGGGGTGTGGGGCATGGACGGCTCGGCTCCTACGACGGATGTGGCGGGGTAATCACCACCGTCGGCAGTCGCATCTACGCAAAAGAAAAGGGTTTACGGCAATCCCGTCGAATGTCCACTCTGCGGTCTGCGCGGCCGCCACCGGCCGGGCGACGGTCGCGCCCACTCCGTCGTCTTCAGTTTACCGGCGGGCCGCGTCACCATGCACCCGATCAAACCCTCTCCCTCGTTCCCAAATATGCTTACGAACGAGGAGGGTCGAGGGTGAGGATGGGCCTCACGGGGAGGGGACGAGGGTCAGGCCGGAGCCGTTCTCGGCCTCCCAGCGGCGGACCGAGAGGGTAATCTCCCCTGCCAGGGCGGCCACGGCGCGGCGGTTGGCCTCCTCGGCGGCCTGCCCCGCGTTGTACACGTTGCCGAGGTAGAACCCGGCGCCGATGAACCCGGCCAGGGTGGCGGCGGGGAACTCCCCCTCCTCGGCGGCCCACCATGTGGCCCCAATCCACAGCGCGTTGGTGGTCAGCGCCAGGACGCCGTCCCAGAAGTCGCCCGCGATGACCTGCCCCAGCCCCGGCACCAGGGCCGAGGCCAACGAGGCGAGGCCGGGGTTCACCCGGGGCAGCTCAGTCCGGCGGGCGGCGATTCGGGCCAACTCATCGCCCAGCGCGCCTGCGGGGTCGCCGGGGAAATCACCCGCGGCCCGGGAAAATTCGCCCTCGGCCGATTCCAGGTCCCAGGTCGGCAGGTAGGTCAGGCCGCAGAGAATCCGCGCCCGGCCCGAGCTCTCCAGCGGTGGGGATTCGGAGGCCAGCCCCTCCAGCTCCAGCCGCGCGTCGGCGTAGTCGCGCCCCAGGGCCAGCGAACGCCCCAGGGCCAGCCGCACCCGGGGAACCAGGTCGCTCGAGGGGTAATCGGCCAGGAATTGCCGGTAGGTCGAGGAGGCGACGCCGTACTCCCCCGCCCCGTCGTAGGCCAGCCCGACGCCGAAGGCCGCGTCGTCGGCCAGGGAGCTCGACGGGAAGAAATGTAAAAGGCGCTCGTACTCCAGCACCGCCTTGAAGAACTCGCCCCGCCCGCAGAGCTCCCGGGCGAAAGTGAGCTGCCCCTCGTCGGTGAGCGTCAACTCCGCCGCCGGGGCGAGGGCGGCAAGGATAATGAGAAGGGCGACGGTTTTTTTCACGGCACGGGGTCCCAGAGGTGTCCGCGCGCCTCACGGGCGAAGACGGTGAAGTTCAAAGGTTCCCAGGCGCCGCAGGCCTCGAAGCGCGGGTAACCGTAGGCCTCGAGCACGGCGTAGTAATCGTAGAGAAGGACGGGGTAGCGCGCCGGCGGGATGTGATTGTTACAGCGCAGGAGCCGCCCGAAGGCCAGGATGACGCCCTTCGCGGGGCCGTGCCCGGACACCGCCCCGTAGGCGTAGTTCGAGCAGGTGGGCTCGTAGCGGCAGAAGGAGGCGTTCTGCCCCGTGAGCCAGTATTTCCACAGCCCGAAGAGCGGGGCGAGGGCCGCCTGCATGAAGCTCTCCGAACCGCCGGCGGTGACGGGGACGTCGGCGAGGCCGAGGCGGACCGGGCCCGGCGTTTCGTCGAAGCCGCCCTCGGGCGGGGCGTAGGGGCCTTGACTCGCGGCGTACGAGACCAGGAGCATCAATGACAACCAGGCCGCCTTCATCATCCTCCGGCCATACCTCGGTGCGAAGCTCATCAAGTATACCAGACCCCGCCCCACGGTGGCGCATGGGGACTCTTCCTGTTATAATACGCGGGCTCCGAACCGCGCTCGATAGCGCATCGAGAAGAGTCCCATGTTCAACAAGATACTCATCGCCAACCGCGGCGAGGTGGCGTTGCGGGTCATCCGCGCCGCCCGCGAGCTCGGCATCCGCACGGTGGCGGTTTACTCCGAGGCCGATCGCGGCGCGCCCCACACCCGCGAAGCCGACGAGGCCGTCTGCATCGGACCGCCGCCCCCCGGCAAGAGCTACCTCTCCATCCCCCGCATCATCGCCACCGCGGAAATCACCGACGCCGACGCCATCCACCCCGGATACGGCTTCCTGGCGGAGAACCCCCACTTCGCGGAAATCTGCGAAGCCTGCCGCGTCACCTTCATCGGCCCCTCGCCCCGCACCATCACCATGATGGGCAACAAGGCCACCGCCCGCAGGACCATGATGGAGGCGGGAGTTCCGGTGGTCCCCGGCTCCGAGGGCGTAATCAAGACCGCCGACGAGGCCGCGTCGGTCGCCGAGGAAATCGAGTACCCGGTCATCGTGAAGGCGGTGGCGGGCGGCGGCGGGCGCGGGATGCGCATCGCCCACACACCGGTCGCCCTCCTCGGCGCCTTCACCACCGCCCAGACCGAGGCCGAGAACGCCTTCGGCGACGGCAGCGTCTACCTGGAGAAGTACATCGTCAAGCCCCGGCACGTGGAAATCCAAATCGCCGGGGACCGTCACGGCAACGTGGTGCACCTTGGCGAGCGCGACTGCTCCATCCAGCGCCGCCACCAGAAGCTCCTCGAGGAGTCCCCCAGCCCCGCCGTGGACGCCGAGCTGCGTCAGCGCATGGGCGATGCCGCCGTGAGCGCCGCCCAGGCCGCCCTATACCACTCCGCCGGCACCGTCGAGTTCCTCCTCGACGCCAGCGGCAAATTCTACTTCATGGAGATGAACACCCGCATCCAGGTCGAGCACCCAGTCACCGAGATGCGCACCGGCACCGACCTCGTCCGCGAGCAGATCCTCGTCGCCTCCGGGGAGAAGCTCTCCTGGACCCAGGAGGAGATTACATTCTCCGGCCACGTCATCGAGTGCCGCATCAACGCCGAGGACCCCCTAAGGAATTTCACCCCCAACCCGGGCACCATCACCGACTTCAAGGCCCCGACCGGGGACGGCGTCCGCGTGGACACCTACGCCGAGCCCGGCGCCAACGTCAGCCCGTACTACGATTCGCTGGTGGCCAAGCTCATCGTCAAGGGCGCCGACCGCGCCGACTGCATCGCCAGGATGCGCAAGGCCCTTAACGAGATCGTCATAGACGGCATCCAGACCACCATCCCCTTCCACCTGGCGCTCCTGGACAACCCCCGCTTCATCTCCGGCGACTACGACACCGGCTTCCTGGAGGAAGAGAAGATCATCTGAGAAAGGATTGTGTCATGGAGAGCAAGGTTGTGATTGTACCTCCCGGTAAGATTTACGACTTCGTTGATGGGAAGTTTAGGGATGACACACCGGAAGAGTATGTCAGGCAGAACATTGAAAAGCGCCTTGTCATCGAGCATGGCTACCCGAAGGAACAGATAGCCGTCGAGTTTACGATCAGAACCGGCTCAAAACGGCCTCGGGCGGACATCGTTATCTTCCACGACAAGGAGAATCGAGCCCAAGAGAACATTAAAATCATCATTGAGTGCAAGAAGGAGAAGACAGAGCCCACCCAGAAAAAGGATGGCGTAGGGCAGTTGCAAGCGTACATGTCCTCCTGCCCTAACTGTGAATGGGGGATGTGGACTAATGGGAGGCAGCGGTTTGTCTATCGGAAGGTAGTTAATGAGAAAGGCCGGATTGAGTTTGAGGAGCCTAACGACATCCCTTCTGTTGACGGTTCCTTGGAGAACATCGAGCGTCCCAAGCGCACCACGCTGAAGAGGTCGGTGGAAGACAATCTCCTCTTTGCCTTCAAGACCTGCCACAACCACATTTACGCTAATGACGGGCTTCAGAAATCGGAGGCGTTCTTTGAGCTTCTGAAGGTTATCTTCTGCAAGATATTCGATGAACACAACATAGGTCATCCTTTAGAGTTCTACGCAAAATCCAAGGAGCGGGCAAACCCCGATGGTCAGCTTGTAATCGCCGGTCGTATCGGCCGAATCTTTGATGCGGTCAAGGCGCAGTACCCCCAGATATTCGAGGCCGCCGACAAGATAAAACTCAAGCCTCGGAGCCTGGCTTACATTGTAAGCGAATTGCAGAGCTATTCCTTCCTCGGCACCGACGTAGATATTAAAGGGAAGGCTTACGAAGAAATCGTCGGCTCGAACCTTCGTGGGGATAGAGGGGAGTTCTTTACCCCGCGTAACGTCGTAAGAATGGCCGTAGGGATGCTTGAGCCCACTGTTGACGAGCGGGTGCTTGACCCCGCATGTGGCACCGGCGGATTTCTTGTCGTGGCAATGAATTATGTGGGAGATGTGTTGAGGCAGGCATTTGAGGAGGAGTTAGGTAAGACTCAAAAGGAATGGTCAGACACTGAGAAGGATACATTCGCTCGTAAAATAAGACAGGTTGCCGAAGAGAACTTCATTGGCTTCGATTTAAGCACGACCCTGGTTAAAGCCACGAAAATGAACATGGTGATGAACAACGACGGCAACGTTAATATATTCCAGTGCCACTCTCTTCTTTCTCCTCACGAGTGGGAGGCGCACCTTAGAGAGGGGGTGTCGAAGGTACTCGGCATCCGTGCCTCTGACATTCGCAACGCCGACACTATTGGGTTCTTCGATGTGGTAATGACTAATCCTCCCTTCGGGAGCGAGATACCGATTAGAGATGCTACGATTCTTAGCCAGTATGATTTAGGATACATTTGGGAGGAGGACAAAGAGCATCCTGGTGCATGGAGAAGAACCGATAGGCTTCAAAGCTCTGTTCCACCCGAGCAACTTTTCATCGAGCGTTGTGTGCAGTTCCTAAGACCCGGTGGGCGTATGGGCATCGTCCTCCCCGACTCGATTCTTGGCAATCCAGGGCTTGCGTATATCCGGCACTGGCTGATTAGGAACACGATTATCCTAGCCAGTATTGATCTTCATGTCGATACCTTCCAGCCCAAGAACGGCACACAAACCTCGGTTCTCTTCCTCCAGAAAAAGACCGATGAGCAGGTTAGAAAAGAAGAGCGCACCGGAAAGATGCGGGACTATCCTATCTTCATGGCGATGGTTGACAAGGTGGGGCATGACAAGCGGGGTAACAAGACCTATAAGAGAGACAAATATGGGAATGAAATCCTGGAGGATGATGAGTCTTCTGGGGAGGTAGAAACTGCGGCGAATGGTACGCAGGTAATCAGGTACAAGGCTAAAAAGCGCATTGAGGATGACCAAATGCCTCTTGTAGTTGAAGCCTTCAGACAGTGGCGGAAGCAGGAGGGTATCTCATGGTAGCGCCGCTACACAAGGAAGAGGAGCTTCAAACATCTGTTGAGGTTTCCCAAGAGGATTTACAGTGGAGCACTGTGAGCCTGTTGAGCGATGTGCTCACTAGGAGAAACAAAAAGGTGCGTCTTGAGGCGAGTGTTTTTGGCATTGAGGGGAGACATGCCCGTGAGGTATTAAAGCAGAACAAATGGCCACGCAATCAATTGGTTGGTGATACAGGCTTAGCAACAGCTTATTATCCAAGCAGGTTTTCTCGGGTATATCAAGAAGATAAAACGTACCCATTTATTACCCCAAAGCAAATTGAGGATATTAAACCAGAGCCCAAGGGTTATCTATCAAAGTTATGCGAGGTTGATTTAAAAGGCTTAATGCCTTCTTCTGGAGAGGTATTGGTTACAAGGTCCGGCTCTGTAGGTAGATGTGCCTATGTAAATAAAACCCTTGAAGAATACGCGGTTAGTGATGATGTCATTAGATTGCATGCATATCAAAAGTGTGATTCTGGATACATCTACGCCTTCTTACGTACAAAAATCGGTCAAACACTTGTTACCACAAACCAATATGGGGCAGTCATCAAGCATATTGAGCCAGAGCACCTAGAAAACATTCCAATACCCGTCCCTCCAAATGAGTTGAAGAAGAAGATCCATGATTTAATCGTACACTCCTATGAACTGCGAGATGAATCCAACGCCTTGCTTGACGAGGCTGAAAGCCTACTCTACAAAGCGCTCAACTTGCCGCCGATTGATAAATTAAAACCTGCATATCTGACGGATTCTGGTCTAAGGAGCTATCCTGTAAAGCTGTCTGAGTTTGATTCAAGGCTTGACGGTTCTTACCACGTACCGATTATCAATGAAATCTTGAATGTCTTACAGAAGGAAGCGGCAGAAGTCACAAATGTAGGGAACCCGCGCATTTCTACAAAGGTTATTCTTCCCAATAGATTTACGAGGGTATATGTAGAGGAAGGGCAAGGAACTGTGTTTTTCGGCCACAAACAGATATTCCAAGTTGACCCTTCTGATAAGAAATATCTATCAGTAGCCTATCATAGAAATAAGTTAGAGAATGAACTGGTATTAAAGGAAAACATGGTATTGATTTCAAGGAGCGGTACTATAGGAAAAGTTATGCTTACCCCGAAACATTGGGAGAGATGGGTTATTAACGAGCATGTAATTCGGGTCGTACCGGCGGATAATGAGATAGCTGGATACTTGAGCGTGTTTCTAAACTCCGACTATGGTTGGACGCTTGTTACTAGATTTACCTACGGCATGAACGTAGATGAAATAGATGATATGCAGGTATCTCGGGTTCCTGTACCGTTGCTTAAAGACATAGAAATGCAAAAGCATATAAATAACCTTGCTTTGGAAGCCAACAAAATGCGCACGAAGGCTTACTACGCCGAGCAAAAGGCGATTCAAATTACTAATGAAGAAGTGATATACAATGCGCGGTAGTACCTAATGCGCGTTGAAGTGGCGTTGGGGCCGGGGGAGTGGGCGACGGCGGAGCTCGACGGGCGTACCGCCGTGGTCTTGGACGTCCTGCGCGCCACGACCACGGTCACCACGGCCCTTTTCAACGGCGCGGCGGCGGTCGTCCCCTTCGCCGACCTGGAGGAATGCCGGGCTTATAAAAAAATTGAGCCTGACGTTCTTCTGGGCGGGGAGCGGGAAGGCGTCCGCCCGCCGGGCTTCGACCTGGGCAACTCACCCCTTGAATACACGCCCGAAAAGGTCGCCGGCCGGCGAATCGCCTACACCACCACCAACGGCACCCGGGCGCTCGCAGCCTGCCGTGGGGCGGAGGAGGTCCTTCTCGGGGCGCTGGTGAACCGCCGGGCGGTGGCGGAAAGGCTGGCCGCAGGCCACCGGGACGCGACGCTGGTGTGCGCCGGAAAACGCGGCGGGTCAAACCTTGAAGATACCTACTGCGCAGGTGCTATAATAGACTCGATGGAGAGCTTGGCCGCCGACGGGGTTGACCTCTCCGACCGGGCCCTGATCGTCCTGGCGCTGTTCCGGGCCCCGGACGCCGGAGCCGTCCTGGAGCGTTGCGAGCACGGGCGGGCCCTGGTCGGTCTGGGATTCTCGGACGACGTGGCCTACTGCGGGCGCATGGATGTCGTCGGGACCGTGGGCGTCCTCGAAAACGGTGAGATACGCGCCGCCCGCTGACGGGTAAAAATGTACGAGGACCTGCTGTACAAGATAATGGAGGCCATCGCGGGCGATACGGCCCACGAGGCCCACTTCAACCGCATCAGCCCCTCCGACATCGAGGACGCCGACACCTGCATCATGCTGGCGCTCTTCTACCGCCGGCGCGCCGACCACGAGCGGGCCCAACTCTTCGAAGACCAGGCCAAGCTCTTGACCGATGCCGCCTTCGTCCGTACGCGGTCGAGTCGCGAAGACCGCCCCAACCTCAAATCAGGGGTACCGATGTCCGACGATATTCTGGACGAGGTCCGCGCGGCTCTGGCCGGCGGTCCCGGAACGCCCGCCGCCAAGTTCGCCCACATCTTGCCCGAAAAGCTCGACGACGTGACCACCTGCAACGCCCTGGGCGATATGTACGCCAGGATCGGCAACTCGCAGCGGGCCTTCGCCTTCTACCACCGGGCCGCCCAGCTCTACAAGGAGGACGGCTACAACACGAAGTCCATCGCCATCCTGCGCAAGGCCACGCGCCTCGGCTCGCCGCCGGTGGACGCTTTGTGGGAGCTGGGTGAGCTCTACGCCGCCGAGGGCTTCAAGGCCGAGGCCTCCGGGCAGTTCCTCCGCTTCGCCGACTCGAACCGCCGCGCCGGCGACGCCCTGGCCGTTCTGAAGGCTTACGAGCGCATCGTCTCCCTGGACCCGAATAACTCCCATATCGCGGTCATCCTCGCCGATATGTACGCCAAGAGCGGGCTGTTGGAGAAGGCCGGACGGGAGTACGAGCGCGCCCTCGACCTCTTGCGCGACCACCAGGAGTTGGAGGAGATCAAGAGAATCGCCGAGAAGCTCAAGGCCCTGCACGTTCCGTCCATCGAACGGCCCGAGGAGACCAGGCCCGTCAGCCGCCGCGAATCCTCCGACCTCATCGTCATCCCCGAGGGCGGGATGGAGCTCGACATCGTTGAGGAGGAGCCTCCGGAAATTATTGCGGAGCCGGAGTACGAATCCGTCTTCGAGGAGGAGACCACCGACGAGCTCCTCGAGGAGCCGACCACGGACGAGGGCACCGGGGTCATCCTCTACGCCAGCTTCGACAAAATCATCAGCGAATTCAAGCAGGCGATGAGCACCCTCACCGAGGGGGACGACCCCCAGGGGCACTACGACCTGGGTATCGCCTACAAGGAGATGGGGATGCTCAACGAGGCGATAATCGAGCTCCAGGCGGCCTCCCGGCACGCGGAGTTCCAGACCAAGGCGCTGCCCGTCCTGGCCGACTGCTTCGTGGACAAGAAGATGCCCGAGCTGGCGGTGAAGCAACTGGAGAGGGCCATCACCCTCACCGACTCGGAGCAGGAGCTCCTGGCCATGCACTACCAGGCGGCGATGCTCTGCCTCCAGCTCGACCGGCG contains:
- a CDS encoding restriction endonuclease subunit S — its product is MVAPLHKEEELQTSVEVSQEDLQWSTVSLLSDVLTRRNKKVRLEASVFGIEGRHAREVLKQNKWPRNQLVGDTGLATAYYPSRFSRVYQEDKTYPFITPKQIEDIKPEPKGYLSKLCEVDLKGLMPSSGEVLVTRSGSVGRCAYVNKTLEEYAVSDDVIRLHAYQKCDSGYIYAFLRTKIGQTLVTTNQYGAVIKHIEPEHLENIPIPVPPNELKKKIHDLIVHSYELRDESNALLDEAESLLYKALNLPPIDKLKPAYLTDSGLRSYPVKLSEFDSRLDGSYHVPIINEILNVLQKEAAEVTNVGNPRISTKVILPNRFTRVYVEEGQGTVFFGHKQIFQVDPSDKKYLSVAYHRNKLENELVLKENMVLISRSGTIGKVMLTPKHWERWVINEHVIRVVPADNEIAGYLSVFLNSDYGWTLVTRFTYGMNVDEIDDMQVSRVPVPLLKDIEMQKHINNLALEANKMRTKAYYAEQKAIQITNEEVIYNAR
- a CDS encoding 2-phosphosulfolactate phosphatase — translated: MRVEVALGPGEWATAELDGRTAVVLDVLRATTTVTTALFNGAAAVVPFADLEECRAYKKIEPDVLLGGEREGVRPPGFDLGNSPLEYTPEKVAGRRIAYTTTNGTRALAACRGAEEVLLGALVNRRAVAERLAAGHRDATLVCAGKRGGSNLEDTYCAGAIIDSMESLAADGVDLSDRALIVLALFRAPDAGAVLERCEHGRALVGLGFSDDVAYCGRMDVVGTVGVLENGEIRAAR